A stretch of Coccidioides posadasii str. Silveira chromosome 2, complete sequence DNA encodes these proteins:
- a CDS encoding uncharacterized protein (EggNog:ENOG410PQSI~COG:O~BUSCO:1491at33183) — protein MVKVDIKRDYYAELGIDSRAEPEEIRKQYRKLAFKYHPDRNPGREVEFNSKFQGLQTAYEVLNDSQLRLKYDADRLRAGYGKHYGSSRATPTSRSHNTGSPFSNKPPPRPPTAPPNKASYPSASSFPHPPHQWNSYAKAGVPKWDKVYEDVRTRAEAYRAFQNMKPSNHPAGGWTNFDPRTGRSSHETGRTDKPPTAKQQQSQRPHSAYEAYFTTQKQAGAGPQRSQTTKKRNGFAPGTPGGDEPMAKNTSAYATISKGERAQASNHFFEPAPSPTAKKKPAGAGDSGTSMPNLERTSSRYATSGGEKTYVSSAGFAFTRSARSTPFEDSGSQPRTNPPSPTPLQARGRRHSASPKLSPKRNQPFSSPTSSDSDEILPSFRPKAMPRSRVRSTRAKVNRPTHYGNENMSGDTSAWAMRPDSWLFGETINGRQKEFTKANRSKFHDWENPNVGEGVESGKGSHRKTAGRTPLSSNFSKSSIPLSTNVDMDGSLQSEKMTPTNGEPRCSSTPNIFNATNTTPKGDETHKTPPKSKSHDYISPTFSAKEWSGTFGNDADLFAPGPSGSVPFATKPVPTRGRTLNKSDTSSHFQPSGSSQNAANPSADRASSQPLPPFAEAKFSADRWAELLRDNTWTTPRGDAFPQPSMDPRRQKSPRKQSKPAPKRSTAPRPATVTTEAEEAENTFAPTTNESSNAAPSGSAEAMDIDEPIPSGGAQNAQATPSKESANSSKTKIPNTFDTAPDMLDLTDMGLVNPFSATNNGGINDLKNLNNALPFDSQPDLNRSRIKPRDLALPKPPKPPTLPNFTANPGLSGMKPEQVLARGMWDRYMADMAAYMNEWNKFNRTMLSHFNARQNFVDTLLSPNWMSARGDGTRLNLGGYQASANGDAANDDDESDDAKAIGNPGKYGFGAYVRGMEEDFVVRQHWEVAWERHRQCILDLGRLRTWIQECRKAQPVPCAESLI, from the exons ATGGTGAAAGTGGATATAAAGAGGGATTATTATGCGGAGCTGGGGATTGACAGCCGTGCGGAGCCAGAGGAAATTAGAAAACAATACCGAAAGCTAG CTTTCAAATATCATCCCGATCGAAATCCAGGAAGAGAGGTCGAATTCAATTCCAAATTTCAAGGGCTTCAGACTGCATATGAAGTTCTTAATGATTCCCAACTACGATTAAAATACGATGCCGATAGGCTTCGAGCTGGTTACGGCAAGCATTACGGTTCTTCGCGCGCAACTCCCACCTCAAGATCCCACAATACCGGATCTCCATTTTCTAATAAACCTCCCCCAAGACCCCCTACGGCCCCTCCGAATAAGGCCAGTTACCCGTCTGCATCGTCATTTCCCCATCCGCCGCACCAGTGGAACAGCTATGCTAAGGCTGGTGTTCCAAAATGGGATAAGGTATATGAAGATGTACGAACACGAGCTGAAGCATACCGTGCGTTTCAAAACATGAAACCTAGCAATCATCCAGCTGGTGGATGGACGAATTTCGACCCTCGAACGGGCCGTTCATCGCATGAGACAGGGCGGACCGACAAGCCACCGACTGCGAAACAACAACAATCACAAAGGCCACATTCCGCATATGAAGCTTATTTCACAACTCAAAAACAGGCCGGCGCTGGACCCCAAAGATCCCAAACAACTAAGAAAAGAAATGGCTTTGCACCTGGCACGCCTGGTGGTGACGAACCTATGGCAAAAAATACGTCTGCCTATGCGACCATCTCAAAGGGTGAAAGGGCGCAAGCATCGAACCACTTTTTTGAACCAGCACCATCCCCTACTGCTAAAAAGAAACCCGCAGGAGCTGGGGACTCCGGTACATCTATGCCTAATCTAGAAAGAACCAGCAGTCGGTACGCTACGTCAGGCGGCGAGAAAACTTATGTGTCGAGTGCAGGTTTTGCATTTACGCGGAGTGCCCGCTCAACTCCTTTCGAGGACTCCGGATCCCAACCACGAACAAATCCACCAAGCCCAACCCCTCTGCAGGCTCGTGGAAGACGTCATAGTGCGAGCCCTAAGCTGAGTCCCAAACGCAATCAACCATTCTCTTCCCCCACTTCGAGTGATTCAGACGAAATTCTTCCTAGCTTTCGCCCAAAAGCCATGCCGCGCAGCAGAGTTCGTAGTACTAGGGCAAAGGTTAACAGACCTACGCATTATGGCAACGAGAACATGTCTGGTGATACGTCGGCGTGGGCGATGCGTCCCGACTCCTGGCTGTTTGGCGAAACAATCAATGGCCGTCAGAAAGAGTTCACCAAAGCCAACCGTTCCAAATTCCATGACTGGGAGAATCCTAATGTTGGCGAGGGAGTGGAATCAGGCAAGGGAAGCCACAGAAAAACCGCTGGCCGCACCCCTTTATCTTCAAATTTTTCAAAATCGTCAATTCCGCTCTCGACTAATGTCGATATGGATGGTAGCCTCCAAAGCGAGAAAATGACTCCCACAAACGGTGAACCTCGCTGCTCTTCAACACCTAATAT TTTCAATGCGACAAACACCACTCCAAAAGGGGACGAAACCCACAAAACTCCCCCTAAAAGCAAAAGCCATGATTACATTAGTCCCACCTTTTCGGCGAAAGAATGGAGTGGCACATTTGGGAATGACGCTGACCTTTTCGCCCCAGGGCCGTCTGGCAGTGTTCCATTTGCCACAAAGCCAGTACCAACACGAGGTAGAACTCTGAATAAATCTGACACATCTTCTCATTTTCAACCGTCGGGTTCTTCACAGAATGCAGCCAATCCCAGTGCGGATCGTGCTTCTTCCCAGCCACTTCCGCCGTTTGCAGAAGCGAAATTTTCAGCTGATCGTTGGGCAGAACTCCTCAGAGATAACACGTGGACAACTCCGCGTGGCGATGCATTTCCGCAGCCATCAATGGATCCTCGTCGTCAAAAAAGCCCTCGAAAGCAGAGTAAGCCAGCGCCAAAGCGTTCTACTGCTCCACGCCCAGCCACAGTGACTACAGAGGCCGAAGAGGCAGAGAATACATTCGCTCCCACTACGAACGAAAGTTCTAATGCTGCCCCTTCTGGAAGCGCTGAAGCCATGGATATCGACGAGCCGATACCTTCTGGAGGTGCCCAAAACGCGCAAGCTACGCCTTCAAAGGAATCCGCAAATTCCTCGAAGACCAAAATCCCTAATACTTTCGACACAGCGCCCGACATGCTCGATTTAACTGATATGGGTCTTGTCAATCCTTTCTCCGCTACTAATAATGGTGGTATCAATGacttgaagaatttgaataACGCCCTTCCATTCGACTCTCAGCCAGATTTGAATCGGTCGCGTATCAAACCACGGGATCTTGCCCTTCCAAAACCGCCAAAACCACCCACTCTTCCGAATTTCACTGCTAATCCGGGCCTTTCAGGCATGAAGCCAGAACAAGTTCTCGCTCGAGGCATGTGGGACCGGTACATGGCCGACATGGCGGCTTACATGAACGAATGGAACAAGTTCAACAGAACCATGCTTTCCCATTTCAACGCACGACAGAATTTTGTCGACACTCTGCTATCACCGAACTGGATGAGCGCAAGAGGGGATGGTACCCGTTTAAATTTAGGTGGATATCAGGCTTCAGCCAATGGGGACGCCGCCAATGACGATGATGAAAGCGACGATGCGAAGGCTATAGGTAACCCTGGGAAGTATGGGTTCGGTGCCTATGTACGTGGAATGGAAGAGGACTTTGTGGTACGCCAGCACTGGGAAGTCGCGTGGGAGCGGCATCGTCAGTGTATTTTGGACCTCGGACGCCTACGTACCTGGATTCAAGAATGCCGAAAGGCGCAACCGGTTCCCTGTGCTGAGTCTTTGATTTGA
- a CDS encoding uncharacterized protein (EggNog:ENOG410PFCH~COG:F~BUSCO:6667at33183): MVTLVLGAQFGDEGKGKITDLLSQTADLCCRSAGGHNAGHTIIHDNITYDFHILPSGLISPKCVNLIGSGTVVHVPSFFKELKALEEKGLKDANKRVFISDRAHVCFDLHSVVDGLEEASLGGRKVGTTGKGIGPCYSDKASRTGVRIGEVLHEGIVERKLRNLEAGYRRRFGDLTYDLEEEIKRFKEYRTLLKPFVVDQFTLLRKYKDASILIEGANALMLDIDHGTYPYVTSSCTGLGGTIQSLCLNPTEIKSIVGVVKAYSTRVGSGPFPSEQINEIGEKLQVTGREFGVTTGRKRRCGWLDLVMCRYSTLINHYTALNLTKLDILDDFDEIKVAVAYRLNGKEVESFPADAEELEKVEVVYETLPGWKVNTMGATKWEDLPPNAQKYIEYIEKDLGVPVRWIGTGPARSHMIERL, from the exons aTGGTGACGCTGGTTTTAGGTGCCCAGTTTGGGGACGAAG gaaagggaaaaattACAGACCTTCTCTCTCAAACTGCAGATCTCTGCTGCCGTTCCGCTGGTGGTCATA ATGCGGGACACACAATTATCCACGACAACATCACATACGATTTCCATATCCTTCCGTCCGGCCTGATATCGCCGAAATGCGTCAACCTAATCGGTTCCGGAACAGTCGTCCATGTTCCCTCATTTTTCAAAGAACTCAAAGCTTTGGAGGAAAAGGGCCTCAAAGACGCAAATAAGCGCGTGTTCATTAGTGATCGCGCTCATGTCTGCTTCGATTTGCATTCCGTAGTAGACGGACTTGAGGAAGCAAGCCTTGGCGGGCGAAAAGTCGGAACAACTGGGAAGGGAATCGGTCCATGCTACAGTGATAAGGCTTCAAGAACGGGCGTTAGAATCGGAGAAGTTTTACACGAAGGCATTGTAGAAAGAAAGTTGAGAAATCTCGAGGCTGGTTACCGACGACGATTCGGAGACCTGACCTATGACCTTGAAGAGGAGATTAAGCGGTTCAAG GAGTATCGAACGCTGCTCAAACCTTTTGTGGTTGACCAATTTACTCTGCTTCGGAAATACAAAGACGCATCCATTCTCATCGAGGGAGCTAACGCACTCATGCTTGACATCGATCACGGCACGTATCCATACGTCACCTCATCGTGCACTGGCTTGGGCGGCACCATCCAAAGTCTCTGCCTTAACCCAACGGAGATCAAGTCCATTGTCGGCGTTGTGAAAGCATATAGCACACGAGTTGGCTCCGGCCCTTTCCCTAGCGAACAAATTAACGAAATTGGTGAGAAACTGCAAGTCACTGGCCGTGAGTTCGGTGTTACCACCGGCCGAAAGCGGCGCTGCGGCTGGCTTGACCTGGTTATGTGCCGATACAGTACCTTGATCAACCACTACACTGCTCTTAATCTGACAAAGTTAGACATCCTAGATGACTTTGACGAAATCAAGGTCGCCGTGGCTTATCGTTTGAACGGAAAGGAGGTTGAATCCTTCCCCGCCGATGCGGAAGAGCTGGAGAAGGTGGAGGTTGTGTATGAAACGCTGCCAGGTTGGAAGGTAAATACCATGGGTGCTACGAAATGGGAAGACTTGCCGCCAAACGCCCAGAAATATATCGAATATATCGAAAAGGATCTCGGTGTCCCAGTTAGATGGATTGGCACAGGACCAGCGAGATCGCACATGATTGAGCGGTTATAG
- a CDS encoding uncharacterized protein (EggNog:ENOG410PMAZ~COG:K~BUSCO:256at33183): MEMNNQAFSSRKRLEELAASVGVSMSNYLPILKRNAIFSFSHQDKEAAESLATRKRLETFSSKSHIFRRTPSQRNFKKQELYVAIETVIRENGPVGVLECLLTQAKDAKSKKNIFKTDTQEFHVGPLLELAIGHRRADMVSILAPQADPASVNSCLRCATASANLDCVKALLENGADPNSCQEEFIENITSGNIPLVKLLLRAEKRLKISCLDEALPIMVSKGPLQLVIILLQQGANADSAGLFESVVEGGRIDLIAAFVSAKRPPSRASLSRALGVVLRGSTVVTEEQRLIIEMLLCAGASGENVNKILMRSISTNDRNLASTVVSYREVISYDPSDAIIEAVKKNDMEILSIIFNGKLDSDCASALLAKFSKVSVTLASSRKLWIVSTLVKYGATGVPLHEYLVNSVQRNDELLVRFLVDHGASVDYQDAKALRLAMSSKNLQIFKKLLGGKPSQPSFSLCFRLLPTLPPNLQLDLASELLAAGAQGQEVDKTLARVFSDNVTLERHQFLELLVRHGADVNIKDGYCFQEAARLGDIVSLSILLKGSLSELSLCRALTPASKLSPKELRFTIVDLLLSAGARGPMVDAQLVELVQEIPVDIVLISLVLEKGEANINTDGGKAVHHACRKADHKLLELLLQYRPTTKTLDAAFLTATSLEDPAVRYEICHKLLNAGVKGAMLDASLICEQQSPSSNMSLLELLLDHGANINFNNGAAIRNAIKQSDEQQLVLLASRMPSRQTVIGGLELLLRTNTVKRYEMANILLNATDISVSEALNPMLPEVIRLDIWNHRLLKLFIQHGASVDYQQGMAIRKSIDNDYIDACELLLGQPVSSDTLETVFGSCLAIEGPRRVQYAKLVLQAGFHGRCVDEALLKIVQEKPCDMDMVILLLGHGASVHFANSQCIVHAALSRDDLILRLLLESVSDKIAVTYAFGKTISAGITWLSASGLPTIELLLRHGATGEALNLALIAAVENAAMNPEVAKFVDLFLEFGARADYHDGRALRAAISKGQISLTKKIMDTCPSSKSLAIGLTCVFSSDLSEDVSLKLIEILTQNQADVDAMGTLWCSDGLQKESPVLLCLQKWPRGTKILEKLLQSGMNVNQITSYTIENDHGLEHVSLLLWALLQPQQRISSYAIECLLKHGADPNFQSTGSWKSPLLIASIERAPDVVLQLIRHGADVSRGDAAGKSPLFYASRRNQIDIIRHLIDAGATVDDGSLHEAAQALSPDAVQLLISYGHDPNFPSMLHDGRGALANLSLHASDARLPVSGIRKTIDALIAGKADLRAQSQGKSLLFHALDNPGSCVHVTTALLASGMWKLVNDSCNIFTSNNYVYSPSMYIKKNLQNSPRELGPQLLHILKAHNCRDVYYRLTSPQPPDMVNAPPEIMAEESRRQARVKRLQDQEEEHQMQLRQNEDLANQQDILMTRTHNLRIQHDRELADEREANAERFAKQQLRLDAESAAQRSRLAQQNRMLEFEHTKTLSQLRLQALEQHARLQIANAQEVAHIEQELVDKKLATEIQRIRELEAANDRQYKRDSDILCRQQRLWAERKGIMSEDRGITPGNASGTMSPVKGLTYQGAELD, from the exons ATGGAG ATGAATAATCAAGCGTTTTCCAGCCGTAAGCGCCTCGAGGAATTGGCTGCAAGCGTGGGTGTTTCTATGAGCAATTATCTCCCAATCCTCAAGAGAAACGccattttttcttttagccATCAGGATAAGGAAGCGGCTGAGAGCCTTGCAACTCGCAAAAGATTAGAAACTTTCTCGTCGAAGTCACATATCTTCCGACGCACCCCAAGCCAACGCAATTTCAAGAAACAGGAGCTCTATGTCGCGATCGAGACCGTCATCAGGGAAAACGGACCCGTCGGTGTTCTGGAATGTTTACTGACGCAAGCCAAAGATGCAAAGTCTAAAAAGAACATATTCAAAACCGATACCCAGGAGTTCCACGTGGGCCCGCTTCTGGAGCTTGCAATAGGACATCGACGGGCCGATATGGTATCAATACTGGCTCCTCAAGCGGATCCGGCGTCTGTGAATAGTTGCCTTCGATGTGCAACCGCATCTGCCAATCTAGATTGTGTCAAGGCCCTGCTTGAAAACGGGGCAGATCCAAATTCTTGCCAAGAAGAGTTCATTGAAAATATAACCAGTGGAAACATTCCTCTCGTGAAACTTTTACTAAGAGCAGAGAAACGGCTTAAAATTTCGTGTCTTGATGAAGCCCTTCCGATAATGGTATCGAAAGGACCGCTTCAGCTTGTTATTATCCTTCTTCAGCAAGGTGCCAATGCGGATTCAGCTGGACTGTTCGAATCTGTTGTTGAGGGTGGAAGGATTGATCTTATCGCCGCCTTTGTCTCAGCTAAGCGGCCTCCGTCACGGGCATCTCTCAGCCGCGCTCTCGGAGTCGTTCTCCGTGGGTCAACAGTAGTGACGGAAGAACAACGTTTGATCATCGAAATGCTTCTTTGCGCCGGCGCATCTGGAGAGAACGTCAACAAAATCCTAATGCGATCGATCTCTACGAATGATCGGAACCTCGCTTCCACGGTGGTTTCGTATCGCGAGGTGATCTCATATGATCCTTCGGACGCAATAATTGAAGCCGTAAAGAAAAATGACATGGAGATTTTAAGCATTATTTTCAATGgaaaacttgacagtgacTGCGCGTCTGCTCTACTGGCCAAGTTTTCTAAAGTGTCGGTGACTTTGGCGTCATCGAGAAAGCTTTGGATAGTGTCAACCTTAGTTAAATACGGGGCTACTGGCGTTCCGCTGCATGAGTATTTGGTTAATTCCGTCCAACGAAATGACGAACTGTTGGTCAGATTTTTAGTGGATCACGGAGCATCCGTTGACTACCAGGATGCAAAGGCACTTCGTCTTGCCATGTCCTCAAAAAATCTTCAAATCTTCAAGAAACTCCTTGGCGGGAAACCATCTCAACCCTCCTTTTCGCTATGCTTTCGCTTGTTACCAACATTGCCCCCAAATTTACAGCTGGATTTGGCGTCAGAACTATTAGCTGCTGGGGCCCAAGGTCAAGAGGTCGACAAGACGCTCGCAAGGGTGTTTTCTGACAACGTTACACTCGAACGACACCAGTTCCTTGAGTTACTCGTGAGACATGGCGCGGATGTTAACATCAAGGATGGTTATTGTTTCCAAGAAGCAGCAAGATTGGGAGACATCGTTTCTCTAAGCATCTTACTCAAAGGCAGTCTAAGTGAGTTATCACTTTGCAGAGCTCTCACTCCGGCAAGCAAACTGTCTCCCAAAGAACTACGGTTCACCATCGTGGATTTGCTTCTGTCAGCAGGCGCTCGTGGACCAATGGTGGATGCGCAATTGGTTGAGCTAGTTCAGGAAATTCCTGTCGATATCGTTTTGATTAGTCTAGTTCTCGAGAAAGGGGAAGCAAATATCAACACGGATGGTGGTAAGGCTGTGCATCATGCGTGTCGGAAGGCAGATCATAAACTCCTGGAGCTTCTGCTGCAGTATCGGCCAACAACAAAGACCCTGGACGCGGCTTTCCTTACAGCGACCTCTTTGGAAGACCCTGCCGTTCGTTATGAGATATGTCATAAGCTCCTCAATGCTGGTGTAAAAGGAGCAATGCTGGACGCGTCATTAATCTGTGAACAGCAATCTCCGTCAAGCAACATGAGTCTACTGGAGCTACTTCTCGATCATGGGGcgaatattaattttaacaACGGTGCTGCTATCCGAAATGCTATAAAGCAGTCTGATGAGCAGCAGCTTGTGCTTCTCGCATCTAGAATGCCTTCACGCCAGACAGTAATTGGTGGCCTGGAATTATTGCTCCGTACTAATACCGTCAAGAGGTACGAGATGGCCAATATTTTGTTGAATGCAACAGATATCTCCGTATCCGAGGCTTTGAATCCCATGCTCCCTGAGGTGATCAGATTAGATATTTGGAATCATCGCCTTCTGAAGCTTTTTATTCAGCACGGGGCTTCGGTAGATTATCAGCAGGGTATGGCGATACGCAAATCGATCGACAATGATTATATCGATGCTTGTGAATTATTACTGGGTCAACCTGTCTCTTCGGACACACTTGAAACTGTTTTTGGGTCTTGTTTGGCGATTGAAGGTCCACGACGTGTTCAATACGCAAAGCTGGTCCTCCAAGCCGGTTTTCATGGACGATGTGTAGATGAAGCACTCCTTAAGATTGTCCAAGAAAAGCCCTGTGACATGGATATGGTCATACTTCTCTTAGGGCATGGCGCTTCGGTCCACTTTGCGAATAGTCAATGTATTGTTCACGCGGCTCTGTCTCGGGATGATTTAATCCTGAGACTCCTTCTAGAATCCGTTTCAGATAAAATAGCTGTGACATATGCGTTTGGAAAGACAATATCGGCCGGTATAACTTGGCTTTCAGCTTCTGGTTTACCAACCATCGAATTGTTACTACGCCATGGTGCAACCGGGGAGGCACTCAATCTGGCCCTAATCGCGGCAGTTGAAAATGCAGCAATGAACCCCGAGGTGGCAAAGTTTGTAGACCTTTTCCTTGAATTTGGAGCTAGGGCCGATTACCATGATGGTCGTGCACTGAGAGCTGCGATTTCAAAAGGCCAAATTTCGCTGACCAAAAAGATTATGGATACATGCCCTTCGAGCAAGAGTCTTGCAATCGGACTCACATGTGTTTTTAGTTCTGACCTGTCTGAGGATGTCAGTTTGAAATTGATTGAAATTCTCACTCAAAATCAGGCCGACGTTGATGCCATGGGCACTTTGTGGTGTTCAGATGGATTGCAAAAAGAATCTCCCGTTCTTCTATGCCTTCAAAAATGGCCACGAGGAACGAAGATCCTGGAAAAGCTTTTGCAGAGCGGCATGAACGTAAACCAGATAACCTCTTATACGATAGAGAATGATCATGGACTGGAACatgtttctcttcttttatgGGCGTTGTTGCAGCCACAACAGCGTATAAGTTCATACGCGATTGAGTGTCTACTGAAGCATGGAG CGGACCCCAACTTTCAATCTACAGGGTCTTGGAAGTCCCCTCTCCTCATAGCATCAATCGAAAGAGCCCCTGATGTTGTTTTACAGCTTATCCGTCATGGCGCAGATGTTTCGAGGGGCGACGCGGCTGGAAAGTCTCCACTCTTTTACGCTAGCAGACGTAACCAGATTGATATAATACGCCATCTTATCGACGCTGGCGCTACTGTCGATGATGGGAGTCTCCATGAAGCGGCACAGGCCTTGAGCCCCGATGCTGTTCAACTCCTTATTTCTTATGGACATGATCCCAACTTTCCATCAATGTTACACGATGGTCGAGGTGCACTAGCAAACTTGAGTCTCCACGCCTCTGATGCTAGGTTGCCTGTTTCTGGAATCAGGAAGACCATTGACGCTCTAATTGCTGGCAAAGCAGACCTAAGAGCACAGAGTCAGGGAAAATCTCTCCTTTTCCATGCATTGGATAATCCAGGATCCTGTGTCCATGTCACGACGGCCCTGCTGGCAAGTGGAATGTGGAAACTAGTTAATGACAGCTGCAATATCTTTACCAGCAATAACTATGTCTACTCACCCTCGATgtacatcaagaagaacCTCCAAAACAGCCCAAGAGAGCTTGGTCCACAGCTTCTTCATATCCTGAAGGCTCACAATTGCAGGGATGTGTACTATCGGCTCACTAGCCCTCAACCGCCAGACATGGTTAACGCCCCGCCAGAAATTATGGCAGAGGAAAGCCGAAGACAGGCCCGAGTCAAACGTCTCCAggatcaagaagaagaacaccAAATGCAGCTCAGACAAAATGAGGACCTTGCAAATCAGCAAGACATACTGATGACGCGAACACACAATCTGCGGATTCAACACGATCGCGAGCTTGCAGACGAACGAGAGGCAAACGCTGAGCGCTTTGCAAAACAACAGCTTCGTCTTGATGCCGAATCTGCAGCGCAACGGTCTCGCCTTGCACAACAAAATCGTATGCTAGAATTTGAACACACGAAGACCCTTAGCCAACTTCGCCTGCAGGCACTCGAACAGCACGCCCGGCTGCAAATTGCCAATGCGCAAGAAGTTGCACATATAGAACAGGAACTGGTCGATAAGAAACTGGCCACGGAGATTCAACGAATTAGAGAGCTCGAAGCTGCTAATGACAGGCAGTACAAGAGAGATTCTGATATTCTTTGTAGGCAGCAAAGGCTATGGGCAGAAAGGAAAGGGATAATGAGTGAAGATAGGGGAATCACTCCTGGGAATGCGAGTGGCACGATGTCCCCAGTGAAGGGGCTAACCTATCAGGGTGCAGAATTGGATTAG
- a CDS encoding uncharacterized protein (EggNog:ENOG410PNVC~COG:O) has protein sequence MTPPRKHSKIKGSIFGVAVVDALGGPVEFHRRGSFAKVTGYRHNANFGVPPGTWTDDTSMTLCLAQALIESKGTFVSQAAIRNYIKWWKEGYLSSTGYCFDIGAGTASALGIWLRFFQRRASIREDDPDADNDEQPEIDRALKREIFCGNGSLMRVSPVGLVYSHDLDQALSVALRSSMVTHPYPTCAECCMLYTKLIVCAVNGGTKEDIAREFASTPFNDQNVRLRFLKYTGVTDWMATEERTIESTGFVISTLEAALWSFFTTSSFQEGALRAVNLGHDADTVGAVYGGLAGAFYGFESIPAEWLEGLQRKDIIEEISSGLVSLNVEAGMASSC, from the exons ATGACACCCCCAAGAAAGCATTCTAAAATCAAAGGCTCGATTTTCGGTGTGGCCGTAGTCGACGCTCTTGGAGGACCAGTAGAGTTTCACCGGAGAGGAAGCTTCGCGAAGGTTACCGGCTATCGGCACAATGCAAACTTCGGCGTACCTCCAGG CACTTGGACCGATGATACCTCAATGACCCTGTGCCTTGCACAGGCACTCATTGAATCCAAAGGCACTTTTGTTTCCCAGGCAGCTATCCGAAACTATATAAAATGGTGGAAAGAAGGGTACTTATCGTCAACGGGGTACTGCTTTGATATTGGTGCCGGAACGGCATCTGCGCTTGGGATATGGTTAAGATTTTTTCAACGGAGAGCTAGCATTCGTGAAGATGATCCAGACGCAGACAATGATGAACAGCCAGAAATCGATCGCGCACTCAAGCGCGAG ATATTTTGCGGTAATGGGTCACTAATGCGGGTGTCGCCCGTCGGGCTTGTTTATTCGCACGATCTCGATCAGGCTCTCTCTGTAGCCTTGCGTTCTTCTATGGTGACTCACCCTTACCCGACTTGCGCAGAATGCTGTATGCTATACACCAAACTTATCGTGTGTGCCGTGAATGGTGGCACCAAGGAGGATATCGCCCGAGAATTCGCCAGCACTCCGTTCAACGATCAAAATGTGCGGCTGCGGTTCCTGAAGTACACCGGCGTTACAGATTGGATGGCCACAGAAGAGCGCACTATAGAGTCTACCGGATTCGTGATTTCGACATTGGAGGCAGCGTTGTGGAGTTTCTTCACTACAAGTTCGTTCCAGGAGGGCGCATTAAGAGCGGTGAATTTGGGACATGATGCTGATACTGTAGGTGCCGTGTATGGAGGGCTGGCAGGAGCATTCTACGGGTTTGAGTCTATCCCCGCAGAATGGCTCGAAGGACTACAGAGAAAGGATATCATCGAGGAAATATCTTCTGGTCTTGTTTCTCTTAATGTTGAAGCAGGTATGGCATCGTCCTGTTAA